The genomic stretch AATTTGAGGTCTTTGAAACTCTTTTTGTAGCTAAGACATTGCTTGATATTGCTTGTTCAGAATGTCTGTGTCTAAggtgttttactgtgtttttttagtgaTGTCCCAGGCAACGTGAGGTCggggtatttatttattgcagtaTCAGTGGATTGGGAGAAAAATGAGAGAAGATGAACAGACTCAGTGGGCTTGAAATGTGTTGATGCGGTTTTGCTTGTACgtttgtttttctattgtttgtGTATTCAGGGACACAAAGTTAACAAGATTCACAAATAGAAAAATTGTTCATTACTTACTATCAATTTTCTCCAGAGGGTGCCCTATTTCTGAGTGTTTTGTCAACAAAAAATAACCGTGTTGCCCTCAAAAACCCAACAGGCTTAACTCCTTTGATTGTATTGTTTCCTCTCATAGGCCAACTGTACATTACACAAAGTATTCAAGCCTATGCCAATCAACTTACAGTATAGTTCATGATATATGATCCACACATAATGAGCTTAGTATTTACCTCACATTGCATCACTGTCTTCCATTGCTCTCCAATCGTACTCACTTAGGCAATCTGGTCAGCTGCCGGCGGCAACCAGAGACTGATCTTACCATTGACGATGACTGTACCTTGAGATTTCTGATTGTTttcaagaggaagaaaaaaaaatcagaaaatgttttatatcagaatttaaagatgctttaataaattattgtatttcaaaagctgctttgtgtgtgtttgtgtcactaTTGTCTCATTTTTGATGTGTCCACCAATGCTATAGAGTTCAATCTCTGTGCATCAGGTGCcaaacatttacacactgcTACAAATGCGAGGTAGCTAATTGTTGAAATACccatttaaatgaatgcagtTGTATTGGCTGATCTAATTTCTGCAATGCTAAAACCGATATAGTATAAGGAATATCATAAAGAGTACTCTTTCTTCAAACAGATCAGTCTGTGATTAATTAAAATGGCAGAATTATGGTTAAATAGtgatatgttaaatatataatatgctAATTTCGATAAGAAATCATTCCTTGTAGATTATGCATGGAATATAAACTGCATGCTGACAAggtttagatgttttattttacttggtATGAGGAGTATACATGTTGctgctgatgtcatcagggttatgtCGACCTGGGTTTGGAGACTAAAAGATTTGAACTGAAAGCCTGCGTCATTAAAAAGGGGCTGGGGAGTTGGACAGATGTGTGTTTACAAGTCAGGGACTGTGAAAGAGGCTATAGATGCAtgatgggaagtgtaggatttAGGGGGgtaaaagtcaaaatatctCAGCTTTTGCTGCCTCATTTTGACAATTCTTTTCAAAATCTTTGTCTCTCAAGTCCTCtaacattttgaaagaaaataataaattccTGGAGTAGTTAAGTGAGTTTTACGACCTGTCAAATATGCTGTTGAGATAATGCaaattcatttatattaataaagtgATTTTCGAAATACCCTTTTTCAGAAGATAAGTGGTCATTTTTATAAGAATTAGTTAATCATATAAACCATATTAAGGACACATGTTTTTCAGTTGCCAATATGCAGACTGTGAACTGTCTAAATGATCATCATCATGAATTGATCAAGATTttgttgaaaaaataaattttaaaaaaggaataaaaagaataaaagaaagagcCAAATAGACAAAGCGTGTGGTCTGCTGGAGGAGGATAAACACCTGCTAGAGAcagttttgtatgtatttagTAATAGTGTATTAACCAACCATTAAGTCATTTCTTGCAGGATAAATCTTGTTAAAAATACTACCAGCTTTGTTTTCAGACCGTTTGTAATCAAACTTGGCAAATATTAAGAAACTGACTAATTCCATAAAGTGTGTTGagttgtattttgtattttttgtttgagaGGTTTTACTCTGCAGCTGTTTGATGACACCAGCGTCAGGAGCTCGTGACGTCAGCCCTCATGAAGCAGAGGTCCAGCCCTCAGTGGGGCCACAGACTCGGGAGTTGGGTCGCTGTTTCCACGCAGTCCTGTATTTCCACTCGTGTCACAATGTTTACAGTTAAAATCTCTTCATTTATTGTCTTTACCAGCATTTTGTGCTTCATTGTGTCCACAGAAACGCAGACATCGACTCCTGCTCCAGCTTCGAGTaagttggctttttttttcttttttggccgTTGTGCTTTGTTTTGGTCAGGAGGTTGTCACATGACGGCTGCAAAATGGATTTTCAGTAATTATCATGAAATATCAATTTGTTGTCCTGTCTCGCCTGTTAGTTTTAGAATTGGACATGTGAAAGCAGACTTTACTGTTCGTCTATAATACTTTGACTCCTTCTAAACTCTGTTGTTGTTCGTGATTTGTCTCATGggggaagaaaatgaaaacctcTGCTATCGTTATTACttaatttcctcttttgtgAGCAGTGCTGGACAGTCACATAACTTAAAAAGTACAGTTATCACTGTACTTAAATACAACTTTCAGGTTCATTTATCAAACAGCCAGTTACTTCTTCACAGATTACTTAAAAAGCAGATGATAAACTTTTACAATATCATACATagttaaagattaaaccagtTGTTCCTTCTCaaactttttggcttttgacccCTTTAAAAATCTAGAAAAGTAGTGTCTATATTGGGCCAGTTgttaaacatgaaacatttgatagggtttcatttaaaataaccCAATTGATTAAGGCTCAAAGAATCAACGTATTTAATatatcacaaaaaaatgaatattagaGTAAAGGCTCAAAAGTTAAtacatatttgtgtattttgtcttttgtcctATCCCCATTAATCTTTTCATGACCTCTCAGATTTATTTAGTGACCCTTTTCAACAGACCCAGTTCTTTTACTTGTATATTTTGCTgtaatacttgtgtacttttacttccAGTGCTCCACCACTTGTAAGTACATATCAGTTTGAGCCTACACAGTGAAGGGAGGGGCAGCAACCTGCTCTAAAGACTGATATCTCTGTTTCAGCTCCCTGTGCCTTGAGATCAAACACCAGTTGTGATGAATGTCTGAAGAATGTGACGGTAAGTCTCCTAAAATCCAACAAGACAAATACTGTAGCTGTCTGCAGTTTGTTGCCATAAATACCACAGATAAGAGAttcatctgtgtttgtatttgttgcaGTGTTTGTGGTGTATACCAACCCAACAATGCATTGACTACCCAGTGAGGACCATCCTGCCCTCCAGAAGTGTGTGTCCATTAAATGATGCACGATGGGGGCTGTGTTGGGGTAAGACTGACCCAACTTTACTCCTCATTAATGTCAAATATGTGTGTACCCTGCAAACTTTTTTGATATTGGGGTTTGGGATGTGTGTCAGAAAGACTCCACGGGGAAAATACTGTTCAGTATATGAAAGAACTGAGACTGctaattgattgattcattgattagtcaGTTGAGAGAAAGTTACGTGGCAGCTACTTAGATAagtaattaataatttaaatgcttctctctttcttatgTGGCTGTACACTGAAAtgtttggttttggactgttggtcagacaaaacaaacaatttaaagaagtcattttcatttttcatatcaatttttctgtattttgggATACTTTTCAGGTTAAACAACGAATAGAACTTTTCatcagatgaattgataatgaacATAATAATTAGTTGTAGTTCTAGTGTATGATTTTTATCAGAAAAAGAAATTTGTTGTTAACCAATATTCAATAAGTTGCCTGAATATTTAATGACTGACTTTTTGCAATAGAAAACTTCTCACTAAAATTTTACAATCCACCAAAATCCCAAGTAGTGTATATTTAAATAggattttcacatgaaaaatgtttttaactgctgctttctctttgtgtctgtctttgGTTTCTAGTAAACTTCCAGATTTTGATAATCACCATTTCCGTGCTGGctggcatcatcatcatttccattttcGTTTGCTGTTTCTGCAGCTGCAAGTGTGAGAGAATAGGGTAAGCATTAAGTCACATGAAATGTTGGTGGTGAAATCGGGTTCGAcatggaaggggaggagggatgagcAACACAATAGGTTGTTATTCTGCAGGGCTTGTACCGCTGTCTCCAAAGCCCTGCCAGAGTCTGTGGCCACAGTTTAGCTCTGAAAAtaacttttctctttct from Scomber scombrus chromosome 13, fScoSco1.1, whole genome shotgun sequence encodes the following:
- the pttg1ipb gene encoding PTTG1 interacting protein b; translated protein: MFTVKISSFIVFTSILCFIVSTETQTSTPAPASTPCALRSNTSCDECLKNVTCLWCIPTQQCIDYPVRTILPSRSVCPLNDARWGLCWVNFQILIITISVLAGIIIISIFVCCFCSCKCERIGNKREDAAADRRTRARKSRQKVKRTEMQLRHDEIRTKYGLAKDNPYARMDNN